Part of the Clostridiales bacterium genome is shown below.
CAGATAAAAAGGAAGGCTTAAAGAGCATTTCATCAGTTTACCCTTCCGCCTTCCTTATCGAAAACGAATATCAGGATCTGTTCGGAGTTACTTTTGAAGGGCTTTCGATAGATTACAAGGGCAGGCTTTACCTTACTGAGGATGGCCCGAAATCTCCTCTTGCCTGATTACCATTTTAGAAAGGAAGATAAAGATGACGAAAACAGTGATACCATTTGGTCCCCAGCATCCTGTTCTTCCAGAACCGCTTCAGTTGAAGCTTGTAATGGAAGATGACAAAATAGTTGAAGCTCTGCCTTCTATCGGATATGTGCACAGAGGGCTTGAAAAATTAGTTGAACTCAAGGATTTCAACCAGACAGTATATATAGTGGAGAGAGTATGCGGAATATGCAGTTTTATGCATTCCATGGCATATGTAAGGGGCATTGAGGAAATAATGGATGTAAAAATACCTGAAAGGGCCGAATACTTGAGGGTGATATGGGCCGAGCTTGCGCGCGTACAGAGCCATCTTTTATGGCTCGGGCTTCTTGCAGATGCCTTTGGCTTTGAAAGCCTGTTCATGGAAGTATGGAAATACAGGGAAAAAATAATGGACCTAATGGAGATGACAACGGGCAACAGGGTCATAATATCTGCAAATAAGGTAGGCGGTATGACAAAAGATTTATCGGATGAACATTTGAAGATCATTATATCTACAATAGATGATTTAGAGAAGAAAATAAAGCGGGTCGAATCGGTTTTTTTGGACAATTATACTGTCAAGCAAAGGCTTGTAGGCGTAGGTTTGCTATCTTACGATGATGTAAGAGAATATTGCACGGTAGGGCCTGTCGCAAGGGCCAGCGGAATAAAAATGGATTTAAGATGCACCGGTTACAGCGCATACAAGTATCTTGACTTTGAACCCGCCTTTGATACGGCAGGCGATTCTTATGCAAGAGTCGCCGTTAGAATCAAGGAGATTTATACGTCATTTGACCTGATAAGGCAGGCAATATCGAAGCTGCCTAAGGGCGAGATAAACGTACCGGTAAGGGGAATGCCAAATGGTGAGGCTATATCAAGAATTGAACAGCCAAGGGGAGAGGCTGTGTATTATCTTAAAGCAAACGGTACAAAATTTTTAAGCAGGCTAAAGATACGAACCCCTACATTTGCAAATATACCCGTGCTTTTGAAAATGCTTCCCGGGTGCAAGCTCGCCGACGTGCCCGTGCTTATATTGACAATAGATCCATGCATAAGCTGTACGGAAAGATAACCTTATAGCAAAAGGAAGGGATAAATATGGCAAATATGTTCAGGCATATATTAAAAAATTTTTTAAACAAGCCAGCGACCAGGCTATATCCTGCTAATGTCAGGGAACCCTTTGAAAGGACGAGGGGCCGGATCATATTCGATAATAAAAACTGCATATACTGCGGACTCTGCAGCAGGAGATGCCCAGCCGATGCGATAAAGGTCGACAGGAAAAATGCGACATGGGAGCTTAACGCATTCAGGTGTATAATTTGCGGAGAATGTGTAAATGCTTGTCCAAAAAAGTGCATCAGAATGACGAATGAAAGAAGAAATGCCGCAAAGTTTAAAAAGGTAATTACAGTGAAAAAAGAAAATGAGATTTAACCGGTCCGGATTCGGACCGGTTAAATCTCATT
Proteins encoded:
- a CDS encoding nickel-dependent hydrogenase large subunit, with translation MTKTVIPFGPQHPVLPEPLQLKLVMEDDKIVEALPSIGYVHRGLEKLVELKDFNQTVYIVERVCGICSFMHSMAYVRGIEEIMDVKIPERAEYLRVIWAELARVQSHLLWLGLLADAFGFESLFMEVWKYREKIMDLMEMTTGNRVIISANKVGGMTKDLSDEHLKIIISTIDDLEKKIKRVESVFLDNYTVKQRLVGVGLLSYDDVREYCTVGPVARASGIKMDLRCTGYSAYKYLDFEPAFDTAGDSYARVAVRIKEIYTSFDLIRQAISKLPKGEINVPVRGMPNGEAISRIEQPRGEAVYYLKANGTKFLSRLKIRTPTFANIPVLLKMLPGCKLADVPVLILTIDPCISCTER
- a CDS encoding 4Fe-4S binding protein, producing the protein MANMFRHILKNFLNKPATRLYPANVREPFERTRGRIIFDNKNCIYCGLCSRRCPADAIKVDRKNATWELNAFRCIICGECVNACPKKCIRMTNERRNAAKFKKVITVKKENEI